From the genome of Planctomycetota bacterium:
ATTTCATGTTTCCAGCATCTCCTTTGCACGGAACTGGGGCATCCGTAACTCGCTGTCGCAATCGACGCCGCACGACTCGGGCCGAGCCGGCCAAGCGTAATTCGGGCAGCACGCGGGTTGCTGCTCGCGACGTGATTCAGCAGCGGCGTTCGCGCCGGCGCGTTACGGGGGTCGGACCTCAGTTCGCTCTGTCTTTTTTTGCCCAGGGACCGTCGAGTCCGTCCTAGACTCGATTGAAGTCCGTTTCGGTTTCCCCCGAGGCACGCAATAGCTTTCCCCTTGCAGGTTGCCCTTATTAGGGACACTGTCCGTATCGGCTAGCACGCGCAAGGGCCTTGAGCACGCGGAAGTAGTTTTCAGCAAATGTCTTAGGACTCCTGACGCGCAAACCTTGAGCGTCCCGAAAGCTGGTCAAAGTTTGCCGGTCGTGTGGCCGCACAATGCGCCGTCGCCGCTGGCCCACCGTTGGAAGCACTCGATGTGTCGTGGTATGCTCGAACGAAATCAAGCGACTTGGGCCGTGCGACTTAGCACACGTCGCAGTCACCACGCGCCAGCTTGATATCCCGACAGATCGAGACACCGATGGCTACTGCCCAGAACGAAACCGCTGCTGCTCCCACCGCCGCTCGCGGCTACGAGTTGGTTGATTTCGACCAGATTGCTCCGGTCCCCTGCCCTTGTGGCAGCGCGCGGCGGGCGTTCGCCGATCTGCCCGATTACCCGGCCACGATTCACCGCACCGACATCTCGGTCGACGCCCGGGTTCACTACCACAAGCGGCTAACCGAGGTCTATTACTTCCTCGAGTGCGAGCCCGACGCCGCCATGCAACTCGACGACGAGCAGATTCCAGTTCGCCCCGGCATGTGCATTCTGATCCGCCCGGGCACACGCCACCGGGCCGTGGGGCGGATGCGTGTAATGATCGTCGCCCTGCCCAAGTTCGACCCCCACGATGAATGGTTCGACTAGGCACCGGCCGTTGGTCGGAGTCCCCTGTGGCAAAACAGTTTAGCCAACGTCAGAATGTCATTTTTTGAGCTGGAAACTGTCCGGATTGGGCAAGCTAAACGCTTGTCGCACCCCCAGGGTCGACGTATCCTGATACCTATCGGCATCCACTGCCGGCTTGTCAACCGGCGGCAAACGCACCCCGAGGGCGAAATGCGCTCTCGTGGCTGGTTTTCGCCGCTCGCTCCCGTCTGATGTCTGGCACTGGTCCGAATCCCACCTAAGCGCCCTGGCTTTCCAGCTTGGCAACCGAGTTTCTCTTCTTATGAATATGGCATTCTCTTCGTTTCACGCCTGGGCCTTGGCCGCAGGTTTGTCGTGGCTGGTCGGGCTGTTCACCTTTGCCGTTCCGGCAACCCTGTCGGCGGCCGAAGCCAAAGCCAGCGCGCCGGCCGGCCCGGCTTCGTCGGCCGACCCGCTGGATTGGCCCATGTGGCGCGGGCCCGAGCAGAACGGCATCTCGCGCGAAACCGGTCTGACGACCGATTGGGATCTGGACGGCAAGAACATCCTGTGGCAAAGCCACGATCTGGCCACCCGCAGCACGCCGATCGTCATGCGTGGCAAGCTGTACGTCCTGACTCGCAGCGAGCCGGAAACGCCTCGCGAAGGGGAGCGCGTCGTCTGTGTCGACGCCGCTACCGGCAAGCAGCTTTGGGAAAACAAATGGAACATCTATCTGAGCGACGTGCCGAAAGAGCGCGTGGCTTGGAGCAGCGTGGTCGGCGATCCGACAACCGGCCGCGTCTTTTCACAGGGCGTCAATGGCTTCATCCAATGCCTCGACGGCGAAACCGGCAAGACCATCTGGTCGCGGTCGTTGAACGAAGAGTTCGGCTTGCTCAGCACCTATGGCGGACGGACCAATGTGCCGGTGGTGTTTGACAACCTGGTGATCTTCAACGCGGTGATGACCAATTGGGGCGATTTGGCGCTGCCAGCCCACCGCTTCCTGGCGTTCAATAAAGACACCGGCGAAACCGTCTGGTTCTCCAGCACCAAACCCCGGCCGGAAGATACCACCTACAGCACGCCGGTCCTGACGGCCTTCAACGGCCGGGCCGCGATGGTCTTTGGCTCGGGGGACGGCAACGTCTGGGCCCTTCAGCCGCGAACCGGCAAGCCGCTGTGGAACTACAAGATTACCCTGCGTGGCATCAACATCATGCCCTTGGTTGACGATGGCATCGTCTACATCGGGCAAAGTGAAGAAAACCCCGACGCCAACACCCAGGGCCAGATTCTGGCCATCCGCGGCGATTTCGCCAACGACGGCAGCGACATCACCGGGAAAGGCGCGCTGTGGTCCAAGAAAGAAATCATGATCGGCCGCAGCTCGATGCTCAAAGTCGACGACCGGCTGTACGGCGCCGACGACTCGGGCAACGTCTACACGTTCAACGCCAAGACGGGCGAGCAGATCGGCAAGCGCGTGAAGTTGGCCGGCTCGATGATGCGGGCCAGCTTGCTGTACGCCGACGGCAAAATCTTCGCCTCGACCGTCAATGTCTGGCATGTGCTCAAGCCATCGGCCAAGGGCGTCGAAATCGTCCGCAGCCTGACGCAGCGGTTCCCCATCAAATCCAATGGCGAAGCCGAGGAAGTGAATGGCTCGCCGATCGTTTCGCACGGCCGGCTGTACATTCCGACCAACGAGCGGATGATCTGCGTCGGCGCGGCCGCTGGCAAGAGCTCGTCGGCGCCGATGCGGCCCCAACCGACCGAAGCCGCGCTGACCGACCGGACACCGGCCCAGGCGTTGTTGACGCCGGTCGAGTCGCTGATCGGGCCAAGCCAGCAAGTGAAGTATCAGGTGCAACTGTTCAATGCCGAGGGCCAGTCGCTCGGCGCCGCGCCGCAGGCCACGTACACCCTGGCCGGTCCCGGCAACATCGACGCCGAAGGACGCTACACCGCCGACAGCACCCCGCAACACAGCGGCGTGATCGTCACGGCCAAGGCTGGCGAGTTGACCGCCACGGCACGCACGCGCGTGATTCCGCCGTTGCCCTGGAAGTTTGAATTCTCGGGCAAGGACGTACCGGTCACCTGGATTGGCATGCGCTACCGTCACCAGATTCGCGAACTCGAAGGCCGCCGCGTGATGGTCAAGATCACGACCATTCCCAAGGGGGCCAAGAGTTACGGCTGGTTCGGCCCCAGCGACCTGCGCGACTACACCATCCAGGCCGACGTGCGCGGCGCGCTGAAGTTCGGCAAGCCAGGTGATGCGCCGACACCAGGCGACGCACCAGCGGCCGCGACCGGCGCGGCCAACAGTAACGCCGTCGGCAAGATGCCCGACATCGGGTTGATCAACCAGCGCTACACAATGGACCTGATGGGCATTCGCCAGCAGTTGCAGATTCGCAGTTGGTCTTCGGAACTCGATCGATTCTCGAAAACCGTGCCCTTCGCGTGGCAGCCCAATACCTGGTACACGATCAAGTTCCGCGCCGAGCCTCAAGGCTCGAAAGCAATGCTCAAAGGCAAGGTCTGGCCGCGCGGCATGCCGGAACCCCAGGCCTGGAGCATCGAGGCGGTCGACGAGGCCGGCAACGAGCGCGGCAGCCCGGGCATGTATGGCAACGCGAATGACGCCGAAATCTACATCGACAATGTGAGCGTTTACCCGAACTAGTCTGGCGGCGCCCGACGCGCTGAAACCCCTATCACGTAACATCCCCCTCCTGCTCGGTTCATGAATATGTCACGCAATCGTTGGTTGGTTTTGTCCCTGGTTGCCGCGTCGACGTTGGCGATTGGCTATTTCACCTGGGCTGGCAATGTTTCCTGGGCCGGTGAAAAGACTCCCGTCAAGCAAGTCGCGCTGAAGAGCGACGGCAAGGCCCTGTACGGCCCGCACGACTGGCCGATGTGGGGTGGCACCGCCTTGCGCAACAACACGCCCGAAGCCAAGAACATTCCCACCGAGTTCACTCCTGGCGACATCGACGAGAAAACCAGCCACTGGACGCCCGGCTCGGGCGAGAACGTCGTCTGGGTCTCGAACCTGGGCTCGCAAAGCTACGGCAACCCGGTGGTCGCCAACGGCCAGGTCTATGTCGGCACCAACAACGGCTATGGCTACATCAAGCGCTATCCGGCCACAGTCGACTTGGGTTGTCTGATCGCGTTCTCGGAAAAGGACGGCAAGTTCCTCTGGCAACACTCGAGCGAGAAGCTGCCCACCGGGCGCGTGCATGACTGGCCGCTGCAGGGCATCTGCTCGACGCCGATGGTCGAGGGGGATCGCCTGTGGTTCGTCACTAGCCGCGGCGAGGTGATGTGCCTTGACACCGAAGGTTTCTACGACGACGAGAACGACGGCCCGTACAAGGATGAAAAGTACACCGACAAGACCGAGGCCGACGTGATCTGGGTCAGCGACATGATGCGCGACCTGGGCATTTCGCAGCACAACATGTGCAGTTGCTCGCCCGTGGCGCTGGGCGAATACCTGTTCATCTGCACCGGCAACGGCGTCGATGAATCGCACGTCAACCTGCCCGCCCCCAAGGCGCCGAGCTTCATCTGCCTGGACAAAAACACGGGCAAGGTGCTGTGGACCGACGATTCGCCCGGTGACAACATCATGCACGGCCAATGGGCCAGCGCCTGCGTGGCCGAGTTGGGTGGCGTGCCCCAAGCGGTCTTCGCCGGTGGTGACGGCTGGCTGTACAGCTTTGAAGCCAATGGCGGCAAGGACGGCAAGCCGACGTTGCTGTGGAAGTTCGACGCCAACCCCAAGGAATCGAAGTACATCCTCGGCGGCCGCGGCACGCGCAACGAGCTGATTGGCACGCCGCTGGTCTACGAAGGCCACGTTTACATCGCGGTCGGCCAGGATCCCGAGCACGGCGAGGGAATTGGCCACCTCTGGTGCATCGACCCGACCAAGCGTGGCGACATCAGCGGCGAGTTGGCCTTCAAACTGCCCGACACCGAGCACCCCATCGCGCCACGCCGGCTGCAAGCCGTCGACAAGGCCGAAGGCGAAGTCAGCCGGCCGAACTCGAACTCGGGCGTGGTCTGGCACTACAGCGAACAAGATCAGAACGGCGACGGCAAGGTGGCGTTCGAGGAGACGATGCACCGCACCATCGCCACCGCCGTCATCAAGGATGGCCTGCTTTACATTCCCGACTTCAGCGGCCTGGTCCACTGTGTCGACGCCAAGACCGGCAAGGCCTACTGGACGCACGATCTGTTTGCCGCCACGTGGGGCTCGGCCCTGGTGGCCGACGACAAGGTTTTTGTCGGCGACGAAGAAGGAAAGCTCACCGTGTTCAAGCACGGCAAGGAGCTAGAGATTCTGGCCGAAATCGACATGGGGAACGCCGTGTACAGCACCCCGGTCGTGGCCAACAACATGTTGTTCGTGGCCAACAAGTCCCACGTCTTCGCCGTAAAGGCGCCGGAGTAAGATACCGCGTTACGCATTGGGAATCGCTCGTCTTGCGCACGAGCCGGACAAGTTACCCCTCTCCCTCCCAGGGAGAGGGTGGCGAGCGCAGCGAGCCGGGTGAGGGTAGCGACGTTCACCGCCAGGAAACTCGGCGATCAGTACACGTTCACCGAGCCCACCACGATCAGGCCAAGCACGTCCTGACCCTCCCCCAGCCCCTCCCTGCCAGGGAGGGGTGTTGATCGAACACGCATCGCGAGCGTCACATGGACTGTCGCCGCAGCAACCATTCCCACCATACTAGCGCTGGCCGATTGCCACGCGCCGCGCCGCTCGCGGCAACTCTGGTCGTCTGTTTCGCGGCGGTAACATGCGCCGCCGAGGTCGCCGCGCCGGCGGTTCGCTTCGATCGGGACGTGCTGCCGATCATTTCCTCGCGCTGCTTCCAGTGTCACGGCCCCGACGAGTCGACTCGCGAAGCCGAACTGCGCCTCGATCAGCGCGACGACGCCACCCGCGAACGGGACGGCCAGTGGATCATCAAGCCGGGTAGCGCCGACCAGAGCGCGCTCATCGCCCGCGTGACTTCGAAGGATCACGACGAGTTAATGCCGCCGGCCCACTCGGGTCCGCCCTTGTCGCCGGCCGAGGTCGATACCCTGCGCCGCTGGATCGCCGCCGGCGCGCCCTACACACAGCATTGGGCCTTCGTCGCGCCCCAGCGTCCGGCCGCGCCCGAGGTGACGAGCTCCGTCGGCCTGCACAACCCGATCGACAACTTCATCGTGGCCGAGTTGCGGCAGCACAAGTTGCAGCTTGCCCCGGCGGCCGACCGCTACACGTTGATTCGCCGGTTGTCGCTCGACCTGGTTGGTCTGCCGCCGACGCCCGAGGAAGTGGACGCCTTCGTGGCCGATCGGCGGCCCGACGCTTATGAACGGCTGGTCGATCGGCTGCTCGCCGCGCCGGCCTATGGCGAGCGTTGGGCG
Proteins encoded in this window:
- a CDS encoding cupin domain-containing protein → MATAQNETAAAPTAARGYELVDFDQIAPVPCPCGSARRAFADLPDYPATIHRTDISVDARVHYHKRLTEVYYFLECEPDAAMQLDDEQIPVRPGMCILIRPGTRHRAVGRMRVMIVALPKFDPHDEWFD
- a CDS encoding PQQ-like beta-propeller repeat protein → MAFSSFHAWALAAGLSWLVGLFTFAVPATLSAAEAKASAPAGPASSADPLDWPMWRGPEQNGISRETGLTTDWDLDGKNILWQSHDLATRSTPIVMRGKLYVLTRSEPETPREGERVVCVDAATGKQLWENKWNIYLSDVPKERVAWSSVVGDPTTGRVFSQGVNGFIQCLDGETGKTIWSRSLNEEFGLLSTYGGRTNVPVVFDNLVIFNAVMTNWGDLALPAHRFLAFNKDTGETVWFSSTKPRPEDTTYSTPVLTAFNGRAAMVFGSGDGNVWALQPRTGKPLWNYKITLRGINIMPLVDDGIVYIGQSEENPDANTQGQILAIRGDFANDGSDITGKGALWSKKEIMIGRSSMLKVDDRLYGADDSGNVYTFNAKTGEQIGKRVKLAGSMMRASLLYADGKIFASTVNVWHVLKPSAKGVEIVRSLTQRFPIKSNGEAEEVNGSPIVSHGRLYIPTNERMICVGAAAGKSSSAPMRPQPTEAALTDRTPAQALLTPVESLIGPSQQVKYQVQLFNAEGQSLGAAPQATYTLAGPGNIDAEGRYTADSTPQHSGVIVTAKAGELTATARTRVIPPLPWKFEFSGKDVPVTWIGMRYRHQIRELEGRRVMVKITTIPKGAKSYGWFGPSDLRDYTIQADVRGALKFGKPGDAPTPGDAPAAATGAANSNAVGKMPDIGLINQRYTMDLMGIRQQLQIRSWSSELDRFSKTVPFAWQPNTWYTIKFRAEPQGSKAMLKGKVWPRGMPEPQAWSIEAVDEAGNERGSPGMYGNANDAEIYIDNVSVYPN
- a CDS encoding PQQ-binding-like beta-propeller repeat protein produces the protein MSRNRWLVLSLVAASTLAIGYFTWAGNVSWAGEKTPVKQVALKSDGKALYGPHDWPMWGGTALRNNTPEAKNIPTEFTPGDIDEKTSHWTPGSGENVVWVSNLGSQSYGNPVVANGQVYVGTNNGYGYIKRYPATVDLGCLIAFSEKDGKFLWQHSSEKLPTGRVHDWPLQGICSTPMVEGDRLWFVTSRGEVMCLDTEGFYDDENDGPYKDEKYTDKTEADVIWVSDMMRDLGISQHNMCSCSPVALGEYLFICTGNGVDESHVNLPAPKAPSFICLDKNTGKVLWTDDSPGDNIMHGQWASACVAELGGVPQAVFAGGDGWLYSFEANGGKDGKPTLLWKFDANPKESKYILGGRGTRNELIGTPLVYEGHVYIAVGQDPEHGEGIGHLWCIDPTKRGDISGELAFKLPDTEHPIAPRRLQAVDKAEGEVSRPNSNSGVVWHYSEQDQNGDGKVAFEETMHRTIATAVIKDGLLYIPDFSGLVHCVDAKTGKAYWTHDLFAATWGSALVADDKVFVGDEEGKLTVFKHGKELEILAEIDMGNAVYSTPVVANNMLFVANKSHVFAVKAPE